The segment ACCACGCCGGCCCGGCCCGGCCTGAGTCGCTCGCCTCCCTGGAGGGCATCGACGGGGTGCTGGCCACGTTGGAGGAGGTGGCCGCGTCGGCGCCCCGGCCGTACCACTTCGTGGTGCTCTCCGACCACGGGCAGAGCCAGGGCGCCACCTTCGAGCAGCGTTACGGTCTGCGCCTGGACGACCTGGTGGAACGGCTCACCGACACCGACCAGGTGGTGGTCACCGAGGAGAACGAGCAGGAGGGCCGGGCCCGGGCGTTGCGGGCCGGGCTCACGCGTACCCCGAAGGCGCCGCAGGCGGAAGCGCAACCGGCGGCGAAGCCGGCGCCGGAGCGCCCGGAGATAGTCATCGCCGCCTCCGGGAACCTCGCCCTGGTGTATTTCACCCGGCTGCCCGGCCGGGTCCTCCTCGAAGAAATCGAGGAGCGGCACCCGAAGCTGCTGACCGGACTGGTGGAACACCCCGGGGTCGGGTGGGTGATGGTGCGGTCCCGCTCCGAGGGGCCGGTGGTGATCGGCCGGTCCGGCCGGCGCCGGCTCGACGACGACAAGGTGGAGGGCCTGGATCCGCTGCTCGGCTTCGGCCCGCTCGCCGCCGACGACCTGCGCCGGCACGACGGCCTCGCGAACACCGGCGACCTGGTGATCAACAGCCTGTGGGATCCGGTCACCCAGGAGGTCGCCGCGTTCGAGGAGCTGATCGGGTGCCACGGCGGGCTGGGCGGCTGGCAGAACCGGCCGGTGCTGATCCACCCGCGGACCCTGTCCGCGCCGGGCCAGCTGGTCGGCGCCGATGCCGTGCACCATCTGCTCTGCGACTGGATGGAGCAGGTCGGCTGCCGGACCGCGAAACGGGACCTCATCCTTCCGGGGTGAACCAGGCCGCAGGTGCAACGGCGGACGATGACGTTCACCGTCCCTCGGGGAGAGGACATCGCCATGTGCCGCTGGCTGGCATATTCGGGTACGCCGATCCGGCTCGAAGAACTGCTGTACAAACCCCGCTACTCGCTGATCGACCAGAGCATGCACTCCCGCTACGGGGTGGAGACCACCAACGGCGACGGCTTCGGGGTCGGCTGGTACCCGGTCGACGGCCCGGCCGCACCCGCCCTGTTCCGCGGCGTCGGGCCGGCCTGGAGCGATGCGAACCTGCGGGAGATCGCCCGGTCGACGGTCTCGCCGCTGTTCCTGGCGCACATCCGGGCCAGCACCGGCACCCCGGTCCAGCAGACCAACTCCCACCCGTTCCGGTACGAGAACTGGCTGTGGCTGCACAACGGGGCGATCCGCGACTTCCACCGGCTCAAGCGGGACCTGATCCTGGCCGTCGATCCGGAGCTGTATCCGTACCTGGCCGGGTCCACCGACTCCGAGGTGATGTTCTACCTGGCGCTGACCTTCGGGCTGCGCGACCGGCCGGTGGCCGCGGTGGAACGGATGGCCGGGCTGGTTGAGTCGGTGGGCCGGGCGTACGGCGTGCCGCAGCCGTTGCAGATGACCGTGGCCACCACCGACGGCGACCGGACCTGGTGCTTCCGCTACTCCAGCGAGGGACACAGCCGTTCGCTGTACTACAGCACCGACATCACCGCGCTGCACACGCTGTACCCGGAGAACGAGCGGCTGCGCAAGCTCTCCGACGAGACCCGGCTGGTCGTCTCCGAGCCGCTCGCCGATCTGGAGGGCGCCTGGCAGCCGGTGCCGGAGTCCAGTTACGGCGTGATCCAGAAGGGCGACGACGAGCTGGGACGCTTCGAACCCGCCGTGCCGTGAGATGGGCTTCCACGTCGACTCCGAGGTCGGGCGGCTGCGTCAGGTGGTACTGCACCGGCCCGGCGCCGAGCTGACCGGCCTGACCCCGGGAAACGTCCGGGACGGGCTCTTCGACGACACCCCGTGGGCCCGCCGGGCGCGGGAGGAGCACGACGCGTTCGCCGAGGTGCTGCGCGTACGCGGGGTCAAGGTGCACTACTTCGACCGGCTGCTCGCCGACGTGCTGGACATCCCGCGGGCCCGGTCCTGGATCCTGGACCGGGTCGTCACCGGCGACACCGTCGGGCCGGCGCTGGCCGGCCCGCTGCGCCGGCTCACCGAACAGGCCGAGAGCGAGTCGCTGGCCGGATACCTGATCGGCGGGGTGCGCCGCAGCGACCTGTCCGGCTTCACCGTCCACAGCCTGCGCTGGGAACTGCTCGGCGCCGACGACTTCGTGCTCGCGCCGCTGCCCGGCCACCTGTTCCCGCGGGACAGCTCGGCCTGGATCCACAGCGGGGTCAGCATCAACCCGATGGCCCGGCCGGCCCGGCTGCGGGAGTCGGTGCACTGCGCGGCGATCTACCGGTTCCATCCGATGTTCATGCTCGCCGACCTCACCGTCTGGTACGGCGGCGAGGATCAGCCCCACCAGCCGGCCACCCTGGACGGCGGTGACGTGCACGTGCTGGGCGGCGGCACGGTGCTGATCGGCCTGGGGAAGCGGTCCACCCCGATGGGCCTGGAGAACCTGGCCCGCAGCCTGTTCACGGCCGGCGTGGCGAATACCGTGATCGCCGTCGAGTTGCCGCGGTCCCGGGCCACGATGAACCTGGACACCGTGCTGACGATGATCGACCGGGAGACCTTCGTGGTGCATCCTGAGCTGCGCCAGCCGCTGCGGTCGTGGACCGTGCGGCCCGCCGCCGGCCCGGACGAGCTGCGGGTGACCCGCAACGACGACCTGTTCGCCACCCTCGCCGGGACCGCCGACACCGACCCCGACAAGATCCAGGCCCTGGAGACCGATGCCGCCAGCCTGCTCACCGTCGAACCCGGCGTGCTCATCGGGTACGAACGCAACGTCACCACCAACACGTACCTGCGCGGACAGGGCTTCGAGGTGATCACCGTCGCCGGGAGCGAGCTCGGCCGCCGGCGTGGCGGGCCGCGCTGCCTGGCCTGCCCGATCGAACGCGACGCCGGCTGAGATGGCGGTCCTCGTCGCGCACGTGTCCGACCTGCACCTGGGCGCACACCACGAGGACGCGGTGGACGGCCTCGTGGTGGACGTCGCGGCCGCCCGCCCGGACCTGACCGTGGTCACCGGGGACAGCACGATGCGGGCCCGCACAGCCGAGTTCGAGCAGGTCCGGGAGCTGCTCGACCGGTTGCCCGGGCCGGTGCTCGCGGTCACCGGCAACCACGACCTGCCGCTGTTCAGCACGCAGCGGGTGCTCGACCCGTACGCCCGCTATCAAAGCTGGATCGATGCCGACCTGGACCCGGTCGTCCGCGTCCCCGGCCTCACCGCCCTCGGTCTTCAGTCGATGCCGCGCTGGCGGTGGAAGAACGGCCTGGTCACCGCCGGGCAGGCCACCTCGGTGGCCGATGTCCTGGGCGGCGCGCCGGAGGGCGACGTCCGGCTGCTCGCCCTGCACCACCCGCCGCTGGCCACCGGAACCGCCCGGATCGTCGGCCGGCGCCGGCTGCTCGGCGCGGTCCGCGCCGCCCGGGTCGACCTGGTGCTCGCCGGGCACACCCACGTGCCGGACGTGCGGATCGCGCAGCAGTCCCGGCCGGTCTTCGTGGTCGCCGGCACCGCCACCAGCCGCCGGGTCCGCGGCACCCAGCGCTCGTGGAGCCTGATCAGCGTGGACCGGGGCGAGGTCGTCGTCCGGGAGCGCTACTTCGGCCCGTCCGGCTGGCACACCGGGCGGGTGGTGACCTTTCCCCCCGGCTAGTGCAGGAAGGTCTTCAGGCCGATCAGGGCGGCGCCGAACGCGCCGGCCACCAGGGTGGAGACGATCTGCTCGCCGCGTGAGAGCCGGCCGCCCGCGCCCATCCGCCAGCCGGCCACGCAGAGCAGCACGGTGGTGCAGATCAGCGAGGCCAGCTCCGCACTGAGCAGCCGCGCGCCGGTGAGCCGGACCAGAAGCAGGACCAGCAGAGGCAGGGCGGTCGCGGTGACCAGCTCCCAGCCGTGGGTCAGATGGTGGCGTACGGTCTGCCAGGTCGGCCGGTGCCCCGAGTGGATCCGCTCGGCGACGATCCGGGCGTACCGTTCCGCCGCCCAGTACACGGTGAGCGTGACCAGCACCCCGACCACCACCGCCACCGCCGTCTTCGCATGCGCGGCGACCACCACCGCACCGCCCACGATCAGCCCGTAGATGCCGGACGCGGTGGCCTCCTCACTGTCGTGGGTCAGCCGGACGCGGATGGAACCGGACATGAGGTCTCCCATCGGCAGGTCTCCCGTCGAGGGTCGCCGAGCGGGTCCGCGGACTCCTCATCCGGCCGGGGTGAACCACGCGCGGGCCCGGACGCCGATGCTCGTCATGGAACGGCAGGGGGGACGAAAGATGGGCAACGTGCTGCGCCGCCGCTCGGACCGGGTCGAGCGCGCGATGATCGCGACGCTGCTCGTCCTCTTCCTGGCCGGCGCGCCGCTGCTCGCCTGGTGGGCGGGCCGGACGAGCTATCAGGCCGACATCCGTGGCCTGGAGTGGGAACGCACCCACATCTTCCAGGTCGAGGCGGTACTGGTCAGCGAGCCGGAGATGCTGGGCGGCAGCGACTCCCGGACGGTCGCCCCGCGCGCGGCCCGGGCCACCTGGCCGGCGCCGGACGGCACGCCGCGCCACGGCATCGTGCAGGTCGCCGAGGACGCCCGGCTCGGCGACCGGGTCCCGGTCTGGGTCGACGACCGGGGCGTGCTGCGCGTACCGCCGCTGGAACGCCACCCGGTCGGGCAGGCCGTGGTGGTGGCCGGCGCGGTGCTGCTCTGCATGGCCGCCGCGCTGGTCGGGATCTGCGCCGTCGGCCGTGCCCTGCTCGACCGGCACCGGGCCCGGGCCTGGCAGCGGGAATGGCGCGAGGTCGGCCCGCAGTGGAGCCGTTCATCCGGTGCGAGTGACGCCTAGCGGAGGCGTGCGGCGAAGGCTGAGCGGATGACGGAGAGAACCCGGTTCCCGGCCGATCTGCGACAGGCGCTGATCGCCTTCGCGCTGGCCCAGTTCATCTGCAGCTTCGCCGGCTCCAACATGAACGTGATGATCAGCGACATCAGCGACGACCTGGACACCACGGTGCAGGGCGTGCAGCTCGCGATCACCCTCTTCCTCCTGGTGATGGCCGCGCTGATGATCCCCGGCGGCAAGCTGACCGACCTGCTCGGCCGCAAGTGGTGCCTGATCGCGGGCCTGGCCATGTTCGGCTCCGGCGCGCTGCTCAGCGCGCTCGCGCCGGCCCTGTGGGTCATGGTGATCGGCTACTCGATCATGGAGGGGATCGGCACGGCGCTGCTCATCCCACCCGTCTACATCCTCACCACGCTGCTGTTCCGCGACATCGGCTCGCGGGCGAAGGCGTTCGGCGCGATCAGCGCGATGGGCGGCATCGGCGCCGTGGCCGGCCCGCTGATCGGTGGCCTGGTCGCCTCCGCCATCCACTGGCGGGCCGCCTTCGTCCTGCAGGCCCTGATCTGCGCGGTGATCGTGCTGCTCGCCCGTAGGGCGGTCCGCGACCCACTGCCGGCCGACCGCAGCATGCCGTTCGACGTGCTCGGCGCGGTGCTCTCCGCCACCGGACTGATCCTGATCGTGCTGGGCATCCTGGTCAGCGACAACAACGTCTGGGCGATGCTCGGCCTGGTCCTGGCCGGCGCGCTGATGCTGGTCTGGTTCTTCGCCACGGTCCGGGCCAAGGAACGCACCGGCCGGGAGCCGCTGCTCTCCACCGTGCTGTTCCGCAACCGCACCTCCAACCTCGGGCTGGTCACCCAGAACATGCAGTGGCTGATGGTGATGGGCAGCTCGTTCGTGATCTCCACCTACCTGCAGGTGGTGCAGGGCTACAACGCGATCGAGACCGGCGGGGTGTTCACCGCCACCACGGTCGGCGTGCTGCTCTCGTCACTGGCGGCGGGACGGATGGCCCGGCGGCGGCCGCAGCGCACGCTGATCATCGGCGGGTTCCTGGTCACCATCGCCGGCATCGCCCTGCTGCTCCTGCTCGGCGGCACCGAGGCCGGCGTCTGGACGATGCTGCCCGGCCTGTTCGTCATCGGCCTCGGCCTGGGCGGGATGCTCACCCCGTCGGTGAACGTGGTGCAGTCCAGCTTCGGCGAGGACCTGCAGGGCGAGATCTCCGGCCTGTCCCGCAGCATCTCCAACCTGGGCTCGTCGCTCGGCGCGGCGCTGACCGGCACGATCCTGGTCGCCCAGGTGGACAGTTCGGCGCCGGGGCGGGCGTACGTCTGGGCCATGATCGCGGTGGCCGGCGCCGGCGTGATCGGCCTGGTGGCCGCCGCCTACCTGCCGCGCGGCGGCTTCACCCCGGCGTCCGACGCGCAGCCCGCGCCGGCCGGCGGGTCCCGCAGCACGTAGTCGATCGCCGCGGCCGGCAACCGCTCCTGCTCCCGGGCCAGCAGCAGCATGGCCCGGGCATCGGCCGCGGTCGGCCGGCCCGGGTCGAGCGCGCGCGGCCACAACCGCCCGTGCCGTACCGCGGCGATCTCGCCGGCCAGCACCAGCACGTTGCTGAGCAGGTAGAACAGCGTGAAGAAGCCGGCCACGGTGGCGAAGGCGCCGTAGACCGGGCCGGCCCGGCGCACCATCTCCGGCATCACCGTGGCGCCCAGGTTCAGCACCAGGACCACCGCGACCGCGCCGGGCAACGCGGCCGGCCAGAGCGAGGCGAGCGGCGCCGGGCGGGCGAGCAGCAGCCGGGCGACGGACACCAGCACCACGAACGCCACCCCGCACGAGCCCAGCACGGCGCCGGCGCGGGAGAAGGCGGGCAGCATCGGCAGCGCCGATACGGCGACGGTGAGCACGCCGATCGCGACGGTTCCGGCCAGGATGATCCCCAGGCCGCCGAGCACCCGCAGATAGCGGGCGAGCACGCCGTAGCGCCGCACGAACGGCACGGCCGCCAAGTGATTGACCGTCTCGTACGCCGAGACGACCACCCCGGTCCCCGAGAAGACCAGCCCCACCACGCCGACGACCAGCGCGGTCGTCGACGAGGAGAACACCGCCATCGAACCCGAGATGTCCTCCTGCAACCCGGCCGGGACGATCGCCGCGACCAGCTCCTGCCGCAGCTCCGGCCGGCGCGACAGCACCTCGGAGACGATCGCGACACCGAGCAGCAGGGTCGGGAAGAGACTGATGAACCCGTAGTAGGTGATCAGCGCGGCCTCGCGGTACCCGCAGTCGTCCAGGTACTTGCAGATCACCGCGTAGCAGAAGCCCAGCGCGGGACGCCGTCGTTGCAGGTCGTCCAGGCGCCGGACGATCACGACCCGTACGCGTCGGCCAGCTCGCGGCCGTGCGCGGCGACCGAGTAGACGACGACGGTGGCCAGCGCGATCGCCAGCACCGACCAGACCGGATGGACGTGGTGGAACGCGAAGTTCACCAGGGCCGCCACACAGCCGATCACGATCGCCAGCACCCGCGCCCAGGTCAGGCCGCGGACCAGGCCGACACCGGTGACCACGGCGACCGCGCCGAGCACCAGGTGCAGCCAGGCCAGGGCGGTCAGCGACACCGGCAGCAGCTGGTCGGCCCGGGTGCCGGCCAGAACCTCCGGGCTGATCAGCGCGATCAGGCCGAGGCAGAAGTGCAGGGTGCCGAGCAGCACCAGGATGATGCCGCCGAACAGCACCCAGGCGATCCAGCCGGTGGCCCGGCTCTCCTCCACTTGCATCGCCGATCTCCTCTCGGCCGGGTCAGCAGGCGCCGGACATCGCGTCGCGCAGGTTCTCGGCGCTCTCGCGGACCGACTGGATCGAGACGCGCACCGCGGACAGGTTGGTGGCGTTCGGATCGGTACGTGCCGTCTCGGCGACGGTCTTCAGCTCGTCCACCGAGCTCTTGAGCTGGTCGGCCTGCGGCGCGAACTGGGACTTGGCCTCCAGGACCAGCTGGTTGAGCTGGTTGAGCAGCTCGGCGGCGTACGGGCGGATCGCGGTCAGCCCGTTCTCCGAGACGTTCGCGTTCTTGATCTGGTTGACGGTGTTCTGCACCTCGGCGAAGGCGTCGCAGAGAGCCTCGCTGCCACCGTCGTTCGCGGTCGTGGTGGCCGTACAGCCGCCGGCCGCGAGAAGCACCGCGGCCAGGAACATCGGGATTCGTCTCATACCGCCGAGGATGCCGCCGCCGGCCGCCCGGTACGTCACCCGCACCGGATGAGGACGGCGCCGGGGTCCGCCAGCACGATCGGCGGTGGGGCTCGGAGTACGCCCCGGATCGTCGAGCTTCGTCGAGTTAGGAGCGGAATCCTATGGCCATCGGTCCCGTCCAGCTGCTGGTGCTGGGCTTCAAACACCCGAATTTCCATGGCGAGATCATCGAGGAGCTGGAGCGGCTCAAGCAGAGCGACACGGTCCGGGTGATCGACGCGCTCGCGGTCTACAAGACGGCCGAAGGTGAATTCGAGGCCGAGCACCTGAGCAACCTCAGCCGCGACGAGGCGATCGAGTTCGGCAGCAAGATCGGTGCGCTGATCGGCCTCGGCTTCGAGGGTGAGGCCGGCGCTGCGGAAGGCGCCATGAAGGGCGCGCAGCTGGCGTCCGAGGAGGGCGTCGAGGTCTTCGACGACCCGGAGACGTGGGACGTGCTCTCCGAGATCCCGAACGACAGCGCCGCCGCGCTGCTGCTGATCGAGCACCACTGGGCGGTGCCGCTGCGCGACGCGATCGCCCGGGCCGGCGGGTTCCGCGTGGCGGACGGCTTCATCAGCCCGCTGGACCTGGTCGGCATCGGCCTGCTCGCGGCCGAGGAGGCCAAGGAACTGCACGACCTGGAGACGGCCGGAGCCAAGGCCTAGACAAGGAGAGGGGATACGCGATGTTCGCGACACGCAGGGTGGCCCGCCGGACGAGCCGGCGCACGGCACGACGGGTGGAACGGCGCCGCCGGTAACGACGGCGCCGGTGATCAGCTGCGGCGGCGGGCGAGAGCCAGCCGCCGCAGCCGTGCCCAGTCCAGCTCCGGGCGGGCCGGGCGGACGCCGGGGCGGTGACGCGGCACGCGTACCCGCAGGGCGCCGGGCCGGATCGTGCAGTGCACCGGGGTCGGCAGAAGGAGCGCCTCCCCGTCGACACCCACCGGTACGGTCGGCGCGTCCGCGTCCACCACGGCCTCGGCGGTCGACCGGACGGTGAGCGCCCTGGCCCGGCCCCGCTCACTGATCAGCCCGGCGGCGTCGGCGGCGCCCCGGACGGTCACCGCGAGCACGCCGAGCTTCCCGCCGTCCAGCCGGGGCCGCTCGCCCAGGCCGGCCACGTCGTCCGCGGCGTACGGGTTGTTGCTGATCAGCACCGCCTGCGGCCCGGTCACGGTGACCCCGTCCACGTCGAGCCGCAGGTGTGTCCCGTGGTCGCCGGTGAGCACCTCGGGCAGCAGGTTCAGCGTCGTGCCGACCTTGTCGTCGCGGTAGGCGGGGCTCTGCACGATCGCGGCGTACGCGCCGAACGAGGCGTTGTTGACGAACGTCCGGTCGCCGATCAGGCCCAGGTCGATCTGCAGCTCCACCCCGTCGGTGAGGGCGTCCAGGCACTTCGACGGGTCCTCGCGGTCCAGACCCAGGTCGAGTGCGAAGTGGTTGCGGGTGCCCGCGGAGACGACCAGGAACGGCAGGCCGTGCTCGGCGGCGATGCCCGCGACCAGCGCCTGGGTGCCGTCGCCGCCGGCCACCCCGAGCAGGTCGGCGCCGTCGCGGACCGCCTGCCGGGCGACCGTGGCCACGTCCACCGACGGTCCGTTCAGGACGTACACCTCCGCGCCGAGCTCGCGGGCCCGCTCCACCAGGTGGAACTTCTCGACCTTGCCGCCGCCCGAGCGCGGATTCATGATCAGGTACGGGCGTCGGGGCGGCGCGGTCTCGTACTCGGCGGCGGTCTCCTCGTGGGCCGGCGCCAGTGCCCGCCGCCCGGCGGCCACCGCGGCCCACCACAGCAGCCCGAAGCCGACCATCACCCAGATCAGGTTGGCCCGGGCGAAGAGCACCGCGACCACCAGCGGGGCGAGCACCACGATCGCGCCGGCCAGCCAGCGCAGCACGCCGCGATGGGTGAGGAACCACCACGCGGCGGCCAGCCCGGCGGCCGAGCCGATGCCACCCACCAGGAGTAGCCCGATGCTGCCGCGCACGCCGGCGCCGATCAGCACCAGCAGGACGGCCGCGGCGGCGGTGACGAAGGAAAGTCGGGCCAGCCAGGGCCGCGACGAGGGGGTATCGACGAGCTCCACCATGTGCACAGCGTTCCGCCCTGGTGGCCGCCCCGCTTCATTCCGGCGGGATGAGGTGCGTAACCCGTTTCGAACGGAACGTGGACGGCGTGTCCAAGTCAGCGCACGGCGCCCCGCTGCGCCACCCCGCGGAAGTCCCCTTCTACGTGTTCATGGTGATCCTCAACCTGCTGATCATCTGGTTGATCATCCAGGCCGCGATTACGTTGCCCCTGCTCCCGGAGCGGTTGCAGGACACCGGCTGGGCCGCTGCGATCCGCTCCGCCTTCATCGGGTTGCTGCTGCTCGTACCGATGCTCGTGGTGATCCGTGAGACCCAGCGTGCCTCGATCCGCGGCACCGCCGTCGAACTCTCCCCCCGGCAGTACGGCGACCTGTACCGGGTGGCCGACGAGTTCTCCCACGAGCTGGGCCTGTCCCGGCGGCCGAACTTCTTCCTGGCCAACGGCAACGGCACGCTGAACGCGTTCGCCGCGCAGGCCACCGGCCACGACTACGTCGTCCTGGCCAACGAGCTGTTCGTGAACCTCTACAACAACAACCGGGAGGGACTGCGGTTCATCCTGGGTCACGAGCTGGGGCACATCAAACTGCACCACGTCTCGCTCTGGTACCAGCTCTCGGTCGCCTACTCCGAGCGCATCCCGATCCTCGGCCCGACCCTGTCCCGCCTGCGGGAGTACTCCTGCGACCGGCACGGCGCCCACCTCTGCCCGGGCGGCGCCAGTGGGCTGGTGCTGCTCGCCTCCGGCCGGCACACCGAACACACCACCGACGTGAACGAGCTGGTCCGGCAGGGGCAGGGGCTGCGCGGTTTCTGGGTCGAGCTGGCCCAGCTGCCGATGTCGCACCCGTTCACCGTACGGCGGCTGGAGCGGCTGTTCCGGCTGGGACTGCTTCAGGCTCACGTGCGGGAGGCCGAGCAGGGTCAACCGGTCTGAGCGGCCTCATCCGTTCGGGATGACGTGCCGCGCCGCGCGGACCGAAAGTCTTGGCACAGCGGAATCAAGGAGGCGCGAATGTCCCGCAAGGCGGAGGCGGAACGCCGGCTGCGTCCCTGGCAGGTCGAGCTGCTCAAACTGCAGCGGCACCTGGAGCGGGAGAAGCTTCGCATGATCGTGCTCTTCGAGGGCCGCGACGCCGCCGGAAAGGGCGGCTGCATCCGCCGGGTCACCCGGTTCATGAACGAGAAGCACTACCGGGTCGTCGCGCTCGGCCGGCCGACCGAGGAACAGCGCTCGCAGTGGTACTTCCAGCGCTACGTGGCCCAGTTCCCGGCCGGCGGCGAGATGGTCCTGTTCGACCGGAGCTGGTACAACCGCGCCATGGTCGAGCGGGTCTTCGGCTTCTGCAGTCCAAAGGAGTACCGCGACTTCCTGCTCGGCGTCACCGGTTTCGAGAAGGATCTGGTCCGGCAGGGCACGGTCCTGGTGAAGCTCTACTTCAGCGTCACCCGCGAGGAGCAGGCCCGCCGCTTCGAGCGGCGCCGCACCGACCCGCTGCGGCAGTGGAAGCTCAGCGAGATCGACCTGCAGGCCCAGGACCGCTGGGACGACTTCACCTTCCGCAAGTACGAGATGCTCCATCGCACCGACACCCGGGCCGCTCCGTGGCTGATCGTCCGCTCCAACGACAAACAGCGTGCCCGGCTGAACACCATGAAGGTCATCCTCAACGCGGTCGACTACAAGGGCCGCAATCCCGACCTCGACTTCACACCGGACGCCGCGATCGTGGTGCCCGGCGTGGACGAGATCGCCGTGATGGATGCCCAGCGCGAGCGGAGCGGCAGGTTCACCGGGTGAGGAGGTCATGATCGTGCCCGAGGCGTCATACCAGGTCAGAGTCTCCGGGGTGATTCCCGACGAGGTGCTGGCGGAGCTGCGCGACCTCACGGTCAGCGTCGAGCCACCGGAGACTGTGCTGCACGGGTCGCTGCCCGACCAGTCGGCGGTGGTCGGCCTGATCTCCCGGATCCACGGCCTCGGGCTGCGGCTCATCGAGGTGCGCCGGCTGCCCGCGGAGGAGGGTCCGGAGATCCAGCCGGGGCCGTCGCTTTGAGAACGCCGCAACCCCGCGGTGGGTACGGCATGGTGCTGGCCCTGATCGTCATCACCTACGTGCTGGCGCTGCTCACCGAGGAACGCTGGATGGTGGCGGTGCTGCTGTTCGTGCAGACCGGCACGGTGTGGCAGACGCTGCGGGTGTCCGGAGCCCACGCCGGGACCCGGCTGGTCGCGGGGGTGGTCTTCCTGCTCGCGCTGGTGGCGGCGGGACTCAACATCTTCGCCCGGAACCTTCCGCTGATCGGCTGGACGTTCCTGGCCGCCAGCGCCCTGTATCTGCTGGCCCCGTTCTCGATCGTTCGGGACCTGGGCCGCCGGCGGCGCGGCGTGGACGGGCAGACGATGCTCGGGGCGCTCGCCGCGTACCTGCTGATCGGGATGGCGTTCGCGTTCGCGTACGAGTGCATCGCCGCGATCCAGCCCGGCCCGCTCTTCGGTGAGCGGGGTGACGGCTCCCTCGCCGACATCATGTTCTTCAGCTTCGTCACGATGACCACCACCGGCTACGGCGACCTGGTGCCGGCCACCAACCCGGCGCAGAGCATCGCCGTGCTGGAGGCACTCATCGGCCAGCTGTTCCTGGTCACCGCGGTGGCGAAGGTGGTCGAGAACTGGCGGCCGCGGAACTGGGCCGCACCTGCCAAGGAAGG is part of the Actinoplanes sp. NBC_00393 genome and harbors:
- a CDS encoding M48 family metallopeptidase; this translates as MSKSAHGAPLRHPAEVPFYVFMVILNLLIIWLIIQAAITLPLLPERLQDTGWAAAIRSAFIGLLLLVPMLVVIRETQRASIRGTAVELSPRQYGDLYRVADEFSHELGLSRRPNFFLANGNGTLNAFAAQATGHDYVVLANELFVNLYNNNREGLRFILGHELGHIKLHHVSLWYQLSVAYSERIPILGPTLSRLREYSCDRHGAHLCPGGASGLVLLASGRHTEHTTDVNELVRQGQGLRGFWVELAQLPMSHPFTVRRLERLFRLGLLQAHVREAEQGQPV
- the ppk2 gene encoding polyphosphate kinase 2 translates to MSRKAEAERRLRPWQVELLKLQRHLEREKLRMIVLFEGRDAAGKGGCIRRVTRFMNEKHYRVVALGRPTEEQRSQWYFQRYVAQFPAGGEMVLFDRSWYNRAMVERVFGFCSPKEYRDFLLGVTGFEKDLVRQGTVLVKLYFSVTREEQARRFERRRTDPLRQWKLSEIDLQAQDRWDDFTFRKYEMLHRTDTRAAPWLIVRSNDKQRARLNTMKVILNAVDYKGRNPDLDFTPDAAIVVPGVDEIAVMDAQRERSGRFTG
- a CDS encoding potassium channel family protein translates to MVLALIVITYVLALLTEERWMVAVLLFVQTGTVWQTLRVSGAHAGTRLVAGVVFLLALVAAGLNIFARNLPLIGWTFLAASALYLLAPFSIVRDLGRRRRGVDGQTMLGALAAYLLIGMAFAFAYECIAAIQPGPLFGERGDGSLADIMFFSFVTMTTTGYGDLVPATNPAQSIAVLEALIGQLFLVTAVAKVVENWRPRNWAAPAKEGALTGDDTPGEGRR